From the Hevea brasiliensis isolate MT/VB/25A 57/8 chromosome 13, ASM3005281v1, whole genome shotgun sequence genome, the window aatttaatcataATTACATTATAAATTCAATTATTTCATGCCAATATTACTAAAACTTAATGGTAACATTCATTTCTTGGTACCATAGACGTTGACGTAAAGATTATATAAGATATGAATTACACTCAAGAAGGATATTGGGATTTTAAATCTCTCCCATGTTGGAAATCATTATGATGATTATGAATGGAAAACCatgtataatttctataaatataATAATGCTAGTCTTCAAAATAAGATCACATAAAGTTAATAAGTTATAgtttattagattttttttttcatttatcaaTTTTActcttatattattattattattattattattattattattattattattattattattattattatttgactttttaatttcctaattcttaatatttttaatatttttattattaataataattaaaatttattagtatTATTACTAATTAATATATGATATCTTAGTTtctaaatacttaatataaaaatttaaataaaattaataaatatctatatttatgaattataattaaaaaaatacatttttatgaataataataataataataaataaataaataaatatgtatattttgtattaattataatttatatgcatatattaaataaaatttaatagtcTTATTATTGCCACTAATTAATATGTTACTTTTTAGTTTTTTAATACttaacataaaaatttaaatttctcaaaataaaattaaataaaattgatatatatctataattataaattataattggaaaaaATTTACAttcttataattaataataattaatttttaatatgtatATACTAAATTAAACAAaacttattaataataattaatatgaatatactaaataaaatttattagtctTATTATTGCTAATAATTAATATTTGTCTTTTTAGGAGAATAAGTTTTTTATTCTCATTTTAATTGCTCATTtatcattaataaaaaataatatataaattaaataaacaaatatGTATATTTTTTATCATTACCAATAATTAAtgtgtatatattaaataaaacttATTAAACTTACTATTATCACTAATTAATAGTAGTTTCTTAAAACttaacataaaaatttaaataaaattaatatacatttatatttatgaattataattgtaaaaatagtaaattatatcattaataataattaatgtgtATATTAGATAAAGTTCATTAATCTTATTAATACCACTAATTAATATGTGACTATTTAGTTTattaatacttaatataaaaatttaaataaaattaatagacACATATGTATAGTTAATTTAATGCATCTCATTTCTTTATGTTTTAGCTATATTTATCATtagttgcatatatatatatatatatatatatatatatatatatatataaagtttatTGATCTCATTAATATTACTATCACTAATCACTTATTAATATGACCTTTCGATTTCTTCCTAATTCTTAACATaacatttttataaatattataaaaccaTGTTATGAAATAAGACTAAATTAAAACATAAAATTGAGTTATGTTAGAAAGATAAATAGGCTAATAACAagtaaaaggaaaaataattaatgaacatAACAATTGCATGTAAAAAGCCATAGTCACAAGTGTATACACATGAACCAATACCATGTAAGATTACTATTGAAAATATAATTCTATTCAATTTTAATAACAAAAAAGACCAATATAAATGTAAATTCATTATAAATATCCATCATTAGATCTTTAAAGTTTTAGTTATGAGGATATAGTAAACAAGAGTTTCCACAAATATTGACAAGATatgttcttaaattttttttttttttttacatttatatatttttttaatttaaatattatattttattatttattctattaataattttaaaaagcaAAATATATCCACGTAAATGTCTAATTTTATGATAAATTGGAGTTATATATACATATTTGCTTGAAAAACTGTGATTAATTAACTTACAGATGTAGTTGTACAATGAGGAATGAAAACATTTTTTAAATTGGAGGCTCAAGAAATGCATATTAAATAAATGAACGTGCCTGTTGTGAGTCCATTGAGGGCTATAACATTATTATAtgaatttatttgttttaataGGAGAAATGTTCAATATTTATATTGAATTTTCAGTAGAATTTGCAGTTATACGTGGATTTGATTTTCCATATAAAATATATAAGTAGCTTTTGAGTATGGTCTAAAGTAAGTAATTGATGCTGTTCTCCTTTTTTGCGAGTAATAAATGTAGGATTTAAGTATTGGATCTGCAAAAAAAGAGAGCACCAGTCGGATTAGTTAACCATCACTTCGATACCTAAGTAATGGGAATCGAATTATGAAGGATAAGATTAATTGATTAATACGCATATCTAAAGGCCTTTATATAGGCTTTGATTTAGATACGTGTTAAGATTAGGAGTTAGTAGTTGAGTGAGACTAGGAGCCTATCTTGTCTGAGAGTCTTGATGTGAGTGAATATCTGATTTCGGCGGATACCGCGAGATCCTTATCTTGTAACGTGATTCGAGTATCCTTGGATATACTGGGCAAATAACTCTCTATCTAAGTATATAATTTGGGCGAGTAACTCTCTGCCTAAGAATCCAAGTATCTCCTTGTTACTCGATTCGAGTTACATAGTATTGGATTGGCTATTTGATTATCAGCTACTCACTTCTTGGTATTGTTTTAATTGCTGTATCATCAGTAACTACAACAATTTGTAATTTCTTTTATTGATAAATATAGTATATTTTGGGTAAGATATTTTTGCCTAGAAATCAATGTTGTTTAATGACGTGTTAGTTTGCTAGTTCACTAGTATAATGACTTTGTTATCCAAAAATAGGGACAATATTTCAAAAAATCCTATCCTAAAGAATATGATACAAATGAGATAAATATTGAGAACAATTTTTATAGTCTTTTAAATTTTAGaggacaacttttaaaattttagcAAATAATTTTAAcgatttcctaattttaattttttttttaaatcacaagTATCTTTTATTCTACTGGATTAGTCTAATCTTTCTCGCGCCGGGGAGACCCATTACGAGATAAAGCTTTACCACCAGGAATTTAATCTCAACTTTTTTATAGTGAGAAATGTATGTACCGCCACTTAGGGATTGCATAGTGTGAGTTTTAAATTTGTAACTTTATTATTTacacccaaaaaaaaaattaacaactgGCTAACTCAATTTCCATTCCTCGTCTAGGTACGAGATAAGGCGGCTCAGAAATATGCCTTCTTGAAACAGAGCTGGAGTCTTCATCATTTCCAAAGAGCAATCCAATATTTGGTCCAAATGATTCCAAATACTCAAATGGATTTGAAGGTTGCTGCAATATTTCTATGCTTCCCTCCAGCATCTTCACCACATCGCTCATTGCAGGTCTTGCATCAGGTGAATGTTGAACGCATTGCAGAGCCACAATAGCCATCCTCTTTGCTTTCTCTTTATGCTTCTGTTCAATCCCACAAAGAGACAACATCAATTCTAGTTCATTATTCTTGTACATATCCCAAGTCCATCTTGGAAGCCATTGACGAGACTCACTGAGATTAGCATCAAAGTGTCTTCTCCTTCCAACGATTTCAAATAGCATAATTCCATAACTGTAAACATCGCACTTGTGTGTTACTGGATGATTTCGATGCCACACCTCTGGGGCAGAGTATCCGAGCGTTCCTCTACCTCCACTTAATGCTACCTTACTACTCTCTCTATTGCATAACTTTGCTAATCCAAAATCTGCAACCTTGGGATTCAAAAACTGATCAAGAAGTATGTTTTCAGGTTTTATATCGTAGTGAATAATCCTTTGATCGCAGTCCTCATGCAAATAGGCTATAGCTTTTGCAGTTCCAATCGCAATCTCATGCAGCTTCTGCCACTCAATTCCTCGCATTTCGTCAAACAACAATTTGTTGAGAGATCCATTCTCCATGTACTCATAAACAAGAGCCATCATAGAAGGATCAAAGCAAAAGCCATAGAGTCTAAccagattggcatgatatgttcTTCCTATGGTGCCTACTTCTGCCATGAACTGTTCTTCCATTTTCTTATTACTGGAATGGTTGGTGAGGACTTTGACAGCTACAGGCACTTCATTTGGGAATTCTCCTTTAAAGACTACTCCATAAGCCCCTGAACCCAGTATTGTAGAACAATTATTGGTGAATTCTTCAATCTGCTTTGGTGAAAACCTAATGGGCTTCTCTTTGGCAATGTTGCTAAGGAATCTCTCCATTGTGGCAAATTGAACTTGTGTGTCAGGAATCACAGGGAATTCTTGCTCTGTTATTGTTATGGCCACTTGGTTACCTAGAGATTCTTGCTTGGCAGATTTCTCAGTGGTAGCTAGCCGGGCATAATCTGGAATTACACTCGTTGCTTTCTTCAAGCAGTCAATGATGGCAAAGACTATAGCTATAAATGCTATAGTTGAAATTATACTCAAAactgaaaaagaaagaaaaaaatgtgtCAATACATGCAAGGGTTGAGATCAAAGTGTATAATAGTTGGATAACTCAACTGGATTAGTCTGATTGTTAATAGTGAATtccatttttattaattatgatttGATTTAATTGTAAAACACTTTCAAAATAAGAATTTGAACGCCAAACTGATATAACGAAATTCATTTGAAAGGAATTTCATCTCCATACTTATAAGCCAGTCTAATAATGTATAACGCGgttttacaattttatttacaattttattaaaaaatataaagggGTTAgtcaatatatttttttaaatgtttCTAATGTTTATCATactaacaaatatatatatatatatatatatatatatatatatatatatatatatatatatatatatatatatgtgtgtgtttttatactttaatatccacatacataattttcattttttttaaaaaaaattctctcTCTATTTTTGTGAGAGACTTTTTTTTAATGGTTTTTGTGTCTAGGGCTTGACCCCTTTTCACTGCCATTTACCATTGGCCTTTCCTTGCCCCTCCGGATAGGGGAAGGCCTCTCTTCTCCTAATCCAACCATAGGTTCTCTCCCCATCTTGGATCATGATGTAGAtatgttttgttttgatttttacaACTAGGTTTGTGTGGTTGAGGGTTTCTTTAGGTTGCTAGTTTTTTAATGCTTTTTCCTTTCTTTGTGCTGTATGTGTTCTGCAAGTGATACTGGAAGCAAATAAATCATTGGTTGGAGATATGGTCCATGGACAGCGAAAGGATGAAGATCTTCTAATGGTGGTACCTTGTCAAGTCCAAATGGCTGACCTATGAGGTGCAAGTGAGTTGCCAATAAGCCCTACCACCTCCATCCTTGGATGATTGTGGGGACTATTTGAAGCTTCCTATGTCTTTCTTGGTCTGAGGTCTCTAGCACATATGTGTCGGCCCTCCTTAGGCTGTGGTTGATTTGCATTTTGGGGTTTATTGATGTCTCTTCAGAGAAAACAAGTTGCTGCTCTACTAATATGAGTTGGTGCTTCATGGTGTTTTGGAACTTTGCTTTGTTTTCCTTCTACCACGTGAGGACTTCACAGCTCAGTTTGGACGACAGGCCACAGTAGTAGGCGATGGCTTTTCTCGACTAGTTTCTGTTTTGTTGGTTTTAGGGTTTCTCTGTTGGGCATTGGACATTTTGAAATGAGTTCTAGCTGTTGGGCCTTTGGCAGCCCCTCTATTTTTTAAGCCAAGTCTAAATATGTTGAGTTTCGACGTTGGGCCTTGAATCTGGATGTATGTGTTGACTTTTCAACCAATCAATAAATTACCGtcgaaaaaaaaaaacacttgtaGTTTTGACCTGCATTAACACGTTACtcatttcttttttaattatttattagtttAAATTACCGATTGACATttgattatttgttaaaattttctttaatttctattattgaataaattataatatttaaaatattaaaatcttaatcacttaaactttaataatttataattaataatggaAATTTTgttctattataattttatttaagtattaaaattaataatttctatattaATTGGACAATTAATTCTAAACTTAATTTTATAATAAGtggaaatatttttttatattatttatgatattaaaaaaatttaattctaaaAAACGCAATTAAGCTAacgatttttttttatataaaaaatacacCTCCAATATTTATATAAGAgagatttattaaattaaatattaaaattaacactttcaattttaattgaaaaatgattttaaacatatttataaaaaaaaataattttaaacataattttaaaataagtagattttttttattatttatgatattaaaaaaaattaattattaaaaaatgtaattaagctaattaaaaaaaaaaaagcttccaAAGTTAAAACATAAGGGAGAAAACATTAATCCCATCCTAATTTAATTAGACAACTAATTTTTACtatgtaaattttttatttagttatgaattttatatttaaacgatgaaaaatttgtaaattgaaaatataaaaatatttatctatcatacatataaaatatttatctaTCATACATTAAAATCGATAAAATTGACTAAACTGAATAGCAAAATGGGACAGGTAATTTTTTAGCCCAGAATGTATAAATCCCAAGGCCCCTTTCCAGTCCAAGTGTCGGTTCGGTTAGGATTGCTATTAATAAATTGTTGTTTATTAGATGTGAATAGGTTCTTTTGTAATTTTCTAATAGTTTCAGCTTATTGTAACGGAATCGAACCAAATCATTATTTTTCAGTTTGGTTCGGTTTGGTTATCCTTAGGTTATCTGTTTGGTTTGGATCACTTTTTTAAGTGATTCGGTTTTTCAGTTTTTTGTGTTTGGTTCGGTTTGAACTGAACCAACCGAATGCTCCCCCTAGCTAAATTTAACTTTTTATCTAAATTAGCTCaccagaaattttaatttaagctcAAATTTTAATTAGCGTAGatttaaatcaataaataaaaaatttaacctAAAAAATCAAAAAATCACCTTTCatttaaataagaaattaaaaattttatccataaaatttaaattttgtgttaaattgaatttaaaataaaaatatcttaattaatttttaaaaaaaaattaaaaatatgttaAATTGAACTTCTTCCATGTGTACTAAAAGTGAAATCGAACATTTTGGGATTCCTgcacttttccattcataaaaagAATACATATATTGAAAcccaataaaacaataaaaaattgcaAAACTCAGAAGGTTGAGAAATTGCTTACTAATGGATGCTGCAAGTCCCCACTTGAAGGTGGAATCAAAGTCATCAGACTGTTGTTGGAATGTATCAGAGTAACCCATGTGTTTGAGTGTTTTGGGCGTACAGAGCTTAAAGGAATAACTCAAAAGAATGAGAAGTGTGATTTCTAAAGTACACAGACTCCTATTTTATAGATAAAGTCTTCATGGTCAGGTGCTAGTTTGACATTTTATAAAGTCTTCATGGTTAGGTGCTAGTCTGACGTTTAAGGACCAAATCAACGCGCTTTTCATTTTCAGTCTTTCTTCGAGGGAGTTTCCGAGTAAAAGACCGAAgacaatatttattttataaaaaaataaaataaaatcaaataaagtttaattgattttatCTAAGATAATTATTATATACAATTACttaattttatgagtatttttataaaaattattaaattataatttttttatacaaatttattaaatcttaatttgattttataaaattaaagttaTTGTAGCCacaaattaaaagtttttaaattaACTTGCTGActtgttaattattttataataaaattacctAATTAGTAATTAATGTagagaaaaaataaagaaagagaaGGGAATTTGATAGCGAGGTTTTATGtatcttattttttttaagaaattaataaaataaaataattttatttataaaatagttgacAGCTCGATAGGTTAATATGAAaatctttaattttttgttactgtgactttcataaaattaaattaatgttcaataaattttatgaaaaaaaaataaaattcaataacttttat encodes:
- the LOC110641655 gene encoding rust resistance kinase Lr10-like, whose product is MGYSDTFQQQSDDFDSTFKWGLAASIILSIISTIAFIAIVFAIIDCLKKATSVIPDYARLATTEKSAKQESLGNQVAITITEQEFPVIPDTQVQFATMERFLSNIAKEKPIRFSPKQIEEFTNNCSTILGSGAYGVVFKGEFPNEVPVAVKVLTNHSSNKKMEEQFMAEVGTIGRTYHANLVRLYGFCFDPSMMALVYEYMENGSLNKLLFDEMRGIEWQKLHEIAIGTAKAIAYLHEDCDQRIIHYDIKPENILLDQFLNPKVADFGLAKLCNRESSKVALSGGRGTLGYSAPEVWHRNHPVTHKCDVYSYGIMLFEIVGRRRHFDANLSESRQWLPRWTWDMYKNNELELMLSLCGIEQKHKEKAKRMAIVALQCVQHSPDARPAMSDVVKMLEGSIEILQQPSNPFEYLESFGPNIGLLFGNDEDSSSVSRRHISEPPYLVPRRGMEIELASC